GTGACATCCTGAGTTTAACCCTGACGAACTATGCCTATCATTACCAGGCGGCGCATGGGATGACTTACATCAAGGCTCTGACATTTGATTTGAAGAAACGCACACGCTGCAGTCTGAGTGATTTATTTAAACCGGGAAGTAATTATGTGGATCGCCTTTCCGAACTGATAAATGAACAAATTCGTGATCGCAACATCGATACATTTGAAGATACGGTTAACATTCAACCGGAACAGGACTTTTACATTGCCGATAAAACGCTAGTTATCTATTTTCAGCTTTATGAGATTACGCCATATGTATTTGGATTTCCAATGTTCCCGATATCCGTCTATGCCATTCAGGATATTATTGATGAGGATGGTCCGCTTGGCCGGATGGCAGTGAATAATTAGGATTGGGGAAAGCTTAAAATTAAAATTTCAAAAAAATTCCGGAGAGCAATTCCCGGAATTTTTTATTTCGAATACCTTTCAAATCACTTCATGATATACTACATTTATGTTTACACGTATTTTTGAACAGGAGTTTGAATAAATGGCAAATTTTACAATCAATCATGACATTATTGATAATAACTTACTTCCATCATTTTCTCTTACCATAGAAGATTCATATTCCACTTCCATTTACAGTGATATGGACATGCAGGCTGAGTTGGTCAAGGTTATCAAAAGCAACAGTAAAATATCCCTTTTTGATTTGCAGGAAGGTTTATACAAACGCCTGACAGTGGAAGAAAATATCGTCTTTTATCATAAATGGTTTGGCTGCGACACACCAGTTCCCGAGATTCTTGTGTTGTTTGAACTTCAGACTTGTGCAAAAACCCCTTTGCATAAATGTTCCGAATCTGAAGTCCGCCGGGTTTATTTTGCCAAATATTATATGACCGGTGTCGAACCAATGGTATTTCAGGAACCAATTCATGGTGTTGATATTAAAACAACGAATACCTTTATCAACATGCTTGAAAAGATCAAGGAAAATAATATACCAGTTCTTGTTTTGGTTTCCAATATGGAACACGCACTATTACTTGGCGATGTGCCGTACAAACTGCAGGAAAAAGGCATCCAGCAAATTGAGGTTGATGACGGGGAAGAACAAGCAGTTGCGGACGGCGGCTCACCAGCGATTGCAAATCTATTCAAAATCCCGGCAAAAGTGGACGATAAAATGATTTTGTTTGATCCACCTGAGATTGACTACATAGAAAGTCAGGATGGAAAAGCAATGATTGTTATCAATGACGAAGCCTATGCGATGGATTCCACACTGGCAGAAATTGAAAGGAAATTGGAAATTTACGGATTTTATCGTTGCCACCGATCCTATATCGTGAATTTGCAAAAGGTACGCGAAATCATTACATGGTCAAAAAATACATATTCACTTCGGATTGACAACAAATCACAGTCAACCATTCCCCTGTCACGAACCAAAATTCAGGATATCCAGGAGAAATTCAGCCTGTAATGAGTACAGTTCAACATTGGCAGGCATAAACACACGGTTTTACAGGTGCTTTTTTAACCCTAAGCAGGTACATTTCAACCTGCTTAGGGCACATCCCACCCTGATATAACTGCATCCGTAAGCATCCTCCATTACGATGAAAACAGATCATCTTAAGGAGGTTTTCAGTTGGAAAATACAATCGAAGTAACAGGAATGCGGAAAGTTTTTGGCCAAAATACGGCTATCAAAAATGTCAGTTTCAATGTAAAAAAGGGTGAAATTTTCGGGCTGCTTGGACCAAGCGGATCAGGCAAAACAACAACCATTAAAATCTTAACCGGAGAGCTTCGGCAAACATCCGGTAAAGCGTCGGTGCTCGGGGTTGATTCAAAGCAGTTTGGAACGGCTGATTTCAAGTCCAAAATCGGGATATTATCGGATAATAGTTCCTTGTATCAACGGCTGACTGTCTATGACAATCTGAAATTATTTTGTAAATTATACAATGCACCGCTGAAGCAAATCGATGTGTTATTGCGGGAAGTTAATCTGGAAGACGAGCGGACTAAAACAGTATCGAAGTTGTCAAAAGGTATGAAACAGCGCGTGCTTCTCGCCAAAGCGCTCATGCATAAACCTGATCTTGTTTTTCTTGACGAACCGACATCAGCCCTGGATCCGGGGAATGCGGCACAAATTCACCGCGGACTTCAGAAGCTGAATGAAGCCGGCACAACGATTTTTATAACAACGCACAATATGGAGGAAGCAACTGCATTGTGTGACCGTGTTGCATTTTTGCACAATGGTAAACTGCAGGAATTGGACAGTCCGGATGCACTCCGTTACAAATACTCCACCCATGCATTTCATGTGGAAACATTTAACGGGGAACGATTGGTCATTGAAAATGAACCGGAGAATGCCAATCAAATTAAGGAACTAATTGCAAATAACCAGGTGAAGGCAATGCAATCGGACAATCCGACACTTGGCCAAATCTTTTTAAAAGTGACCGGAAAGGAGCTGGTATAATGCATATTCAACGTATAAGTGCCATTTTTGAAAAAGATATAAAAGACTTTATGAAAAATATGATGCTTTTAATGATGCCATTGATTCCCATCGTATTGGCACTCATGTATGACCGTATGGGCAGAGGGGAAGAAGAGATCCCGCTTTTCCTCATCTATGTTATTATCGGAAGTACATTTTCAGCAGTCACATATAGTTGTATGGCAACGATGATGGCTGAAGAAAATGAAAAAAAGACACTGCGCGGACTGATTTTATCGCCAGCTTCTTTTCTCGACATTATTATCGGAAAAAGCTTGGTTGCCGGACTCATGACACTGATTTCATTGGTTGTGTCGCTTGCTATCGTTGGCATTGAACCATTTCTGAACATAAGAGTTATCATCGGATTAATCTTGTTATTCCTGTTCTTTCTGTCTCTTGGCATTGGAATCGGACTGTTTTCAAAATCAATTGCGTCCACATCCGTTTATCTTATGCCTGTCATGTTCTTATTCGGTTTCACACCGATGTTTGAGATGTTCGGGCTTGGTGAAGACAATATTGTCATTAAAATTTCTGATGTATTCCCTGTCATGCAGGCGATTGAAATACACGACACTAGCTCATGGCTGCCGTTGGGAATAATGGCTGTTTGGGTCGTTGGTGCAGCAGGGTTTATGTATGTATGTTTCAGAAAGACAATGACAGATGACTAAAGAATTTTCTTTAAAACAGCCACATTTTCATATGGGAATGTGGCTGTTTTTCAATATTCCATACTTGCATTAAGGATGACAACTAAAAAGTAATTCGCTCAGAAATGCCTATTCCACCTTCCCTGCTGAATAAAAGGACAGCATTTCTTCAAGCAACGTTCCTATCTTCCTTCTCCCCGATTCATCAAGCGTAGAAAGAATCCATTCTTTTTCAGCGGAAACGATTGTTGCTAATTGTTTGGCAGCTTTACCGTGATCGCCCGGAGTATTGTGCTCCATAGCATTACTGAATTTTTTCACAAGCTCATCAGGTAAAGATCGTTCCACTGTCTTCAATCCAAGTTGAGCCCGATTTGGACAATGATGATGCAACAATACGCGTGCCAAATGATTAACTACATAATTGAGCATTTTCACCGACCAGATATCATTTCCTCTGGCAGCTGATTTTTTATGTTGAAAAAGAAACCAGGCAACATCCATTACATCATCCTGAAATTCTCCATATGAGACAGTTAAATTTTGCGTAGCCTTAAATTGATCAATCCGGTTTTCCGGATCATACAGAACCCTAAAATAATCTTTTTCTTTGAAACTCTTTTCTGTAACGGTAAACAAATCAGCATGCAGCAGATTATCATAGACAGCAACAATTTGCGGTGCAATGATAAAAATGTCCTCATAAAACAGCAACTCCCTGTATGCCCGTAAATGGTCCACGCGGTTATTGAGAAAGGCAGTCTCGTTCTTTTCATCAACGAGACAATAAAGGTCAATATCAGAATGCTCGTCCTGTTCGCCTCTCCCCATCGAACCT
The genomic region above belongs to Virgibacillus doumboii and contains:
- a CDS encoding DUF3298 and DUF4163 domain-containing protein produces the protein MPQPMPVNIEPVRVSNGPDIQVVYPQVFGMRDQEMERFINQSIVDETQQLIDMQVAEMPTTIVEMDGSFEIKNNQRDILSLTLTNYAYHYQAAHGMTYIKALTFDLKKRTRCSLSDLFKPGSNYVDRLSELINEQIRDRNIDTFEDTVNIQPEQDFYIADKTLVIYFQLYEITPYVFGFPMFPISVYAIQDIIDEDGPLGRMAVNN
- a CDS encoding response regulator transcription factor; translated protein: MANFTINHDIIDNNLLPSFSLTIEDSYSTSIYSDMDMQAELVKVIKSNSKISLFDLQEGLYKRLTVEENIVFYHKWFGCDTPVPEILVLFELQTCAKTPLHKCSESEVRRVYFAKYYMTGVEPMVFQEPIHGVDIKTTNTFINMLEKIKENNIPVLVLVSNMEHALLLGDVPYKLQEKGIQQIEVDDGEEQAVADGGSPAIANLFKIPAKVDDKMILFDPPEIDYIESQDGKAMIVINDEAYAMDSTLAEIERKLEIYGFYRCHRSYIVNLQKVREIITWSKNTYSLRIDNKSQSTIPLSRTKIQDIQEKFSL
- a CDS encoding ABC transporter ATP-binding protein, which codes for MENTIEVTGMRKVFGQNTAIKNVSFNVKKGEIFGLLGPSGSGKTTTIKILTGELRQTSGKASVLGVDSKQFGTADFKSKIGILSDNSSLYQRLTVYDNLKLFCKLYNAPLKQIDVLLREVNLEDERTKTVSKLSKGMKQRVLLAKALMHKPDLVFLDEPTSALDPGNAAQIHRGLQKLNEAGTTIFITTHNMEEATALCDRVAFLHNGKLQELDSPDALRYKYSTHAFHVETFNGERLVIENEPENANQIKELIANNQVKAMQSDNPTLGQIFLKVTGKELV
- a CDS encoding ABC transporter permease, producing MHIQRISAIFEKDIKDFMKNMMLLMMPLIPIVLALMYDRMGRGEEEIPLFLIYVIIGSTFSAVTYSCMATMMAEENEKKTLRGLILSPASFLDIIIGKSLVAGLMTLISLVVSLAIVGIEPFLNIRVIIGLILLFLFFLSLGIGIGLFSKSIASTSVYLMPVMFLFGFTPMFEMFGLGEDNIVIKISDVFPVMQAIEIHDTSSWLPLGIMAVWVVGAAGFMYVCFRKTMTDD
- a CDS encoding nucleotidyltransferase domain-containing protein, with translation MKQEEALNIIAASLKQDSYVQAVFVKGSMGRGEQDEHSDIDLYCLVDEKNETAFLNNRVDHLRAYRELLFYEDIFIIAPQIVAVYDNLLHADLFTVTEKSFKEKDYFRVLYDPENRIDQFKATQNLTVSYGEFQDDVMDVAWFLFQHKKSAARGNDIWSVKMLNYVVNHLARVLLHHHCPNRAQLGLKTVERSLPDELVKKFSNAMEHNTPGDHGKAAKQLATIVSAEKEWILSTLDESGRRKIGTLLEEMLSFYSAGKVE